Proteins from a single region of Thermotoga maritima MSB8:
- a CDS encoding NAD+ synthase, whose protein sequence is MKRLRVTLAQLNPTLGDFEGNLKKAIEALRVAEDRGSDLLVFPELFLPGYPPEDLMLRLSFLRENRKYLQKFAQHTRNLGVTVLMGFIDSDEDAYNAAAVVKDGEILGVYRKISLPNYGVFDERRYFKPGEELLVVKIGNIKVGVTICEDIWNPVEPSASLSLGEGVHLIANLSASPYHVGKPVLRKDYLSMKAYDYHVAMAYCNMVGGQDELVFDGGSMVVDASGEVINYGKLFEEEIITVDLDLDENLRVSLVDPRRRYMKTQNYPVKTVEAGNLREKSGHFEPVVNPLPVREEEMFRALITGLRDYVRKNGFEKVVIGLSGGMDSSLVAVIATEALGKENVKGVLMPSMYTSKESIEDAQTLAKNLGIETFIIPITDVFHSYLETLKGVFAGREPDITEENLQARIRGNYLMALSNKFGWLVLTTGNKSEMATGYATLYGDMAGGFAVIKDVYKTDVYRIGRWYNSWRGKEIIPENIFVKPPTAELRPGQTDQEKLPPYEVLDEILRLYIEEGLDPEEIASKGFDRKTVLDVTEMIRKNEYKRKQAAIGVKISTRAFGKDWRMPITNRFKEPL, encoded by the coding sequence ATGAAAAGACTGAGAGTGACACTGGCTCAGCTTAATCCGACCCTTGGAGACTTCGAGGGAAATCTGAAGAAGGCAATAGAAGCCCTCAGAGTGGCGGAAGACCGGGGAAGTGATCTCCTTGTCTTCCCGGAGCTCTTTCTTCCCGGTTATCCTCCTGAAGACCTCATGCTCAGGCTCTCATTCCTCAGAGAGAACAGAAAATACCTCCAGAAGTTCGCTCAGCATACAAGAAATCTCGGTGTTACCGTCTTGATGGGCTTCATAGACAGCGACGAGGATGCGTACAACGCCGCCGCGGTTGTGAAAGACGGTGAGATCCTTGGAGTGTACAGGAAGATATCTCTGCCGAACTACGGGGTTTTCGATGAGAGAAGATACTTCAAACCCGGAGAGGAACTCCTCGTCGTGAAAATAGGCAACATCAAAGTGGGAGTTACCATCTGCGAAGACATTTGGAATCCAGTGGAACCGAGCGCCTCGCTTTCCTTGGGTGAGGGAGTTCATCTCATAGCGAATCTTTCGGCTTCTCCCTACCACGTGGGGAAACCTGTTCTGAGAAAGGACTATCTTTCCATGAAGGCTTACGACTATCACGTGGCCATGGCCTACTGCAACATGGTCGGGGGTCAGGACGAACTCGTCTTCGATGGAGGAAGCATGGTGGTTGACGCTTCAGGAGAGGTCATAAACTACGGAAAGCTCTTCGAAGAGGAGATCATCACGGTGGATCTGGATCTGGACGAGAACCTCAGAGTCTCGCTGGTAGATCCTAGAAGAAGGTACATGAAGACTCAGAACTATCCGGTGAAAACCGTGGAAGCGGGAAATCTCCGGGAGAAATCCGGGCATTTTGAACCGGTGGTGAATCCTCTTCCTGTGAGAGAAGAAGAGATGTTCAGGGCTCTGATCACGGGTCTGAGAGACTACGTGAGGAAAAACGGTTTTGAAAAGGTCGTGATAGGGCTCAGTGGGGGAATGGACTCTTCCCTCGTCGCGGTCATAGCAACAGAAGCCCTGGGAAAAGAGAACGTGAAAGGTGTCCTCATGCCGTCCATGTACACCTCAAAAGAAAGTATCGAAGACGCGCAAACACTGGCAAAAAATCTGGGCATAGAGACTTTCATCATTCCCATCACGGATGTGTTTCACTCCTACCTCGAAACACTCAAAGGCGTTTTCGCTGGGCGAGAACCAGATATAACCGAAGAGAATCTTCAGGCGAGGATCAGAGGAAACTACCTCATGGCACTTTCCAACAAGTTCGGATGGCTCGTTCTCACAACGGGAAACAAAAGCGAGATGGCAACGGGATACGCGACTCTCTACGGAGACATGGCGGGAGGATTCGCCGTTATAAAGGATGTTTACAAGACAGACGTTTACAGAATAGGAAGATGGTACAACAGCTGGAGAGGAAAAGAGATCATTCCGGAAAACATCTTCGTGAAACCCCCAACGGCGGAGCTCAGGCCGGGCCAGACGGACCAGGAGAAACTACCACCGTACGAGGTGCTCGATGAAATACTGAGACTCTACATAGAAGAAGGGCTCGATCCAGAAGAAATCGCATCAAAAGGCTTCGACAGGAAGACCGTGCTCGACGTGACGGAAATGATACGAAAGAACGAATACAAGAGAAAACAGGCCGCTATCGGCGTGAAGATCTCCACGAGAGCTTTTGGGAAAGACTGGAGAATGCCGATCACGAACAGATTTAAAGAACCTCTTTGA
- a CDS encoding HAD family hydrolase: protein MEAVIFDMDGVLMDTEPLYFEAYRRVAESYGKPYTEDLHRRIMGVPEREGLPILMEALEIKDSLENFKKRVHEEKKRVFSELLKENPGVREALEFVKSKRIKLALATSTPQREALERLRRLDLEKYFDVMVFGDQVKNGKPDPEIYLLVLERLNVVPEKVVVFEDSKSGVEAAKSAGIERIYGVVHSLNDGKALLEAGAVALVKPEEILNVLKEVL from the coding sequence ATGGAAGCGGTGATTTTCGACATGGATGGAGTGCTCATGGACACAGAGCCTCTCTACTTCGAAGCTTACAGAAGAGTCGCGGAAAGCTATGGAAAACCTTACACGGAGGATCTCCACAGGAGAATAATGGGAGTTCCTGAAAGAGAAGGTCTTCCCATCCTCATGGAAGCTCTGGAGATAAAAGATTCTCTGGAGAACTTCAAAAAGAGGGTCCACGAAGAAAAAAAGCGCGTTTTCTCTGAGCTTCTCAAGGAAAATCCGGGTGTAAGAGAGGCGCTCGAGTTCGTAAAGAGCAAAAGAATAAAACTCGCGCTCGCAACCTCCACACCACAGCGAGAAGCGCTGGAGAGATTGAGAAGACTCGATCTCGAAAAGTACTTCGACGTCATGGTGTTCGGTGATCAGGTGAAGAACGGAAAGCCTGATCCAGAGATATACCTTCTCGTTCTGGAAAGGTTGAATGTGGTCCCAGAGAAGGTTGTGGTCTTCGAAGACTCAAAGAGCGGTGTTGAAGCCGCAAAAAGCGCCGGCATAGAAAGAATCTATGGAGTCGTTCACTCTTTGAACGACGGTAAAGCGCTTCTTGAAGCGGGTGCGGTTGCTCTGGTGAAACCCGAGGAAATCCTGAACGTTCTCAAAGAGGTTCTTTAA